The DNA region GTTGACGACATTCGTGGCCGCTCCGAGAAGAAAATTCTCCCTCGTCACCGTCACGACGGGGACGGGAGCCTCCGGCGAGATGCGTGACACACTGCCCCAGACATAATGGTCGAGCATGACATCGCCGACAACAAGGATCCGCGTCCTGGGAAACCGGTCAATGATTCCGTTGAGGCGTTTTGCTTCTGATTGCCGGATCATGCTGTGACTCTCCACCTTTCAGCTCCACGAGCGTGGAGACGATGGTGCCGATGGTGATCGTACTTTTCATGAGCACGGGTATTTTCCGCGCATCGTCGGTGAACCAGATATAAATCTCTCCCCTGTTCTGGAAGACGCCGTCATACCGGGGATAGGTCTTTATCTTGATGGTATCGAATTCTCCTGCCGGCGTCCTGATCCTTTCCCTTCCCAACGTCTGCACCTCAACCCCCCAGGTCTTGTCGTCCTCATGCACGTTGACCGTGATCGGCTTCCCGGCGATGAAATCCCGTCGCGTGCGCACGAAATAGAGGGAAGAAAGAGCGTCCTGGACATTTTCCGGGACGGAATAGGTCTGCGAAATCCCGTCGGACAACACAACGACCGTACCCTTTCCATGGTCGAACCTCATGTCTCTCGTTTTGTGTCGCTTGCCGTGTGTTTGATCGAGGTGATAAGATAGGCTGTACAGGTGTTCGCCGTCGATGTAACTTTCTATGGTGTCCGATACCTTGTAGAACCTGTCAAGAACACCCGTTGAGGTGGCACGGGATATGAGATGGAACACCATCCTTCCGTCTGAGTTCTGTTCCTCACGCACTTCCATGACCGCCGTACCCGCATGGATAATGTTCGACCAGCTGATATCATAGGTAAGTTTTTCTCCAGCCTGAAATGGCAAGGCAACGGGCGCAGGCGTTGTGTGATTTTTGCCTGGTTCCGCGAATGCTGACGGTACGAAAATCAGAAAAGCCGTGAACAGCCAGGCAGGTAACGATTGCATCAGCATGAAGATGCTCTGATTATTGCATAAAAT from Nitrospirota bacterium includes:
- a CDS encoding DUF3108 domain-containing protein; this encodes MLMQSLPAWLFTAFLIFVPSAFAEPGKNHTTPAPVALPFQAGEKLTYDISWSNIIHAGTAVMEVREEQNSDGRMVFHLISRATSTGVLDRFYKVSDTIESYIDGEHLYSLSYHLDQTHGKRHKTRDMRFDHGKGTVVVLSDGISQTYSVPENVQDALSSLYFVRTRRDFIAGKPITVNVHEDDKTWGVEVQTLGRERIRTPAGEFDTIKIKTYPRYDGVFQNRGEIYIWFTDDARKIPVLMKSTITIGTIVSTLVELKGGESQHDPAIRSKTPQRNH